The following proteins come from a genomic window of Gammaproteobacteria bacterium:
- a CDS encoding mechanosensitive ion channel yields MEELSGLLQTVLDTVLSVVPSDVTLQESLLQLALAALLCLGAWLIRRRMHPAIVDWCATRPRWERARRILEPLIWPLTWLVFLSLLLGLYVAAQQDTWLLEILSSLLMAWIVVRLVSRAIRNPMLSRITAVIAYGMAVLSIWDLLGPTIEILDGPPFEFTQGEFSLSVYQVLTTALLLAVLLSLAAFASRLTERRLRDADWVTPAGRVLLNKTLRIALYVFAILITIRQVGIDLTALAVIGGAVGFGIGFGLQKVFSNLISGLILLMDKSIKPGDVITVEATYGWVNKLGARYVSIITRDGIEHLIPNETLITEPVSNWTHSDANTRLRIPIGVHYETDLELATRLGVEAAQSQSRVLSDPAPRCLVKGFGESAIDLEIRFWIQDADSGVSNIKSAVILEVWRMYQEHGIKIPYPQRDLHIKSGEI; encoded by the coding sequence GTGGAAGAACTCAGCGGACTCCTGCAAACCGTACTGGACACCGTGCTGTCGGTTGTCCCGAGCGACGTAACGCTGCAGGAAAGCCTGCTGCAGCTTGCGCTTGCGGCCCTGCTATGCCTTGGCGCATGGCTGATCCGCCGGCGCATGCACCCCGCAATCGTGGATTGGTGCGCAACCCGCCCGCGCTGGGAAAGAGCGCGGCGAATACTGGAGCCGCTGATCTGGCCACTGACCTGGCTGGTGTTCCTGAGCCTGCTGCTGGGCCTGTACGTCGCGGCGCAGCAGGATACCTGGCTGCTGGAGATTCTCAGCAGTCTGCTGATGGCGTGGATCGTGGTTCGCCTTGTGTCCAGGGCGATTCGCAATCCGATGCTTTCGCGCATCACTGCGGTCATCGCCTACGGAATGGCCGTGCTCAGCATCTGGGACCTGCTCGGTCCCACGATCGAGATCCTGGACGGTCCGCCCTTCGAGTTCACCCAGGGCGAATTCAGCCTGAGCGTCTACCAGGTCTTGACCACCGCCCTGCTTCTAGCGGTGCTGCTGAGCCTTGCGGCATTCGCATCCCGGCTCACGGAGCGGCGGTTGCGGGATGCCGACTGGGTGACGCCAGCCGGCCGGGTCCTGCTCAACAAGACGCTGCGCATTGCACTGTACGTATTCGCCATCCTCATCACCATCCGTCAGGTGGGCATCGACCTCACGGCGCTGGCGGTGATCGGCGGCGCGGTCGGCTTCGGTATCGGTTTCGGGCTGCAGAAGGTGTTCTCGAACCTGATCAGCGGGCTCATCCTGCTGATGGACAAGTCGATCAAGCCCGGGGACGTGATTACGGTGGAAGCGACCTACGGATGGGTCAACAAGCTGGGCGCCCGCTATGTCTCGATCATTACGCGGGACGGGATCGAGCACCTGATTCCCAATGAAACCCTGATCACCGAGCCGGTGTCCAACTGGACACACTCGGATGCCAATACGCGCCTGCGGATTCCGATCGGCGTGCATTATGAAACCGACCTGGAACTTGCCACGCGCCTGGGCGTCGAAGCGGCGCAGAGCCAGTCGCGAGTGCTCAGCGACCCCGCGCCGCGCTGCCTGGTCAAGGGCTTCGGCGAGTCGGCCATCGATCTGGAGATCCGGTTCTGGATCCAGGATGCCGACAGCGGTGTGTCGAACATCAAGAGCGCCGTCATTCTGGAGGTCTGGCGGATGTACCAGGAACACGGGATCAAAATTCCGTATCCGCAGCGTGACCTGCATATCAAGAGCGGGGAGATATAA
- a CDS encoding DUF1049 domain-containing protein: MKAGRWLKRGIYILLLAGVVSIAGILALLNRGTVELDLAFAEVGLSKPLAFTVAFGLGWLFGLLCAGGAVLKRRTSNRKSRQDAKGTAPAET, translated from the coding sequence ATGAAAGCCGGGCGCTGGCTGAAACGCGGGATATACATTCTGCTGCTGGCCGGCGTCGTATCGATCGCCGGCATCCTGGCGCTGCTCAACCGGGGTACGGTGGAACTGGATCTCGCTTTTGCCGAGGTCGGTCTGTCCAAGCCGCTTGCGTTTACCGTCGCCTTCGGCCTGGGCTGGCTCTTCGGTTTGCTGTGCGCCGGCGGCGCCGTGCTCAAGCGGCGCACCTCCAATAGGAAATCGCGCCAGGACGCCAAAGGAACCGCCCCGGCCGAAACCTAG
- a CDS encoding pyridoxal phosphate-dependent aminotransferase yields the protein MTTVQLSERVQRVKPSATIAVSSLAREMRAAGRDVLSLSAGEPDFDTPKHVCAAAVRAMESGDTRYTAADGTPALKQAICNKFERDNGLGFEPGQISVGAGAKQVLYNVCAAVLNPGDEAIVLAPYWVSYPDIVKLCDGEPVVVSAGLDAGYKVTPEQIEEAITERTRLIFFNTPNNPTGVSYTRAELEALGEVLAAHEQVLAVSDDIYEHIYWGDEPWLTPAQVWTGMQDRIVTINGVSKAFAMTGWRIGYAAAQVDLVNAMRKLCSQSTSNPCSISQAAAAAALGGDQSILATMRDAFRERYEYMYEAVNALPGMRCPPAQGAFYVFADAREAIRAKGLDNDTQMAELILSEAEVALVPGAAFGAEGHLRFSFACGMDDLKEAISRIGKLLA from the coding sequence ATGACTACCGTCCAGCTTTCCGAGCGTGTTCAACGCGTCAAGCCGTCAGCCACCATTGCCGTATCGTCCCTTGCCCGCGAAATGCGCGCGGCGGGGCGGGACGTGCTCAGCCTGAGTGCGGGCGAGCCCGATTTCGACACGCCGAAGCACGTTTGCGCCGCGGCGGTCCGGGCCATGGAATCGGGCGACACGCGCTACACGGCGGCCGACGGCACGCCGGCGCTCAAGCAGGCCATCTGCAACAAGTTCGAGCGCGATAACGGGCTCGGCTTCGAACCCGGCCAGATCAGCGTGGGAGCCGGCGCCAAGCAGGTCCTCTACAACGTATGCGCGGCGGTGCTGAACCCTGGCGACGAGGCCATCGTGCTGGCGCCCTACTGGGTGTCCTACCCCGACATCGTCAAGCTGTGCGACGGCGAGCCGGTGGTCGTGTCCGCGGGACTGGACGCAGGCTACAAGGTCACGCCGGAACAGATCGAGGAAGCGATCACCGAACGCACCCGGCTGATCTTCTTCAATACGCCGAACAACCCCACCGGCGTCAGCTACACCCGCGCCGAGCTCGAAGCGCTGGGCGAGGTCCTCGCCGCGCACGAGCAGGTGCTGGCGGTGTCCGACGACATCTACGAGCACATCTACTGGGGCGACGAGCCCTGGCTGACGCCGGCCCAGGTCTGGACCGGCATGCAGGACCGCATCGTCACGATCAACGGCGTATCCAAGGCCTTCGCGATGACGGGCTGGCGCATCGGCTACGCGGCGGCCCAGGTGGACCTGGTCAACGCGATGCGCAAACTGTGCAGCCAGAGCACGTCCAATCCCTGCAGTATCTCGCAAGCCGCCGCCGCCGCGGCGCTGGGAGGCGACCAGTCGATTCTCGCCACGATGCGCGACGCGTTCCGGGAGCGCTACGAGTACATGTACGAGGCCGTCAACGCACTTCCGGGAATGCGCTGCCCTCCGGCCCAGGGCGCCTTCTACGTGTTTGCCGATGCGCGCGAGGCGATCCGGGCCAAGGGCCTGGACAACGACACGCAGATGGCCGAACTGATTCTTTCCGAGGCCGAAGTCGCCCTGGTGCCCGGCGCGGCCTTCGGCGCCGAAGGCCATCTGCGGTTCTCCTTTGCCTGCGGAATGGACGACCTCAAGGAAGCCATAAGCCGCATCGGGAAATTGCTCGCCTGA
- a CDS encoding 30S ribosomal protein S1 encodes MAESFAELVEANLADKNFRPGEILSAQVIDISPEIVTVSAGLKSEALIPASQFTDETGELEVDIGDEVEVALDSMEDGFGETRLSRERAKRTRVWESLESAFEQEEIVQGAISGRVKGGFTVDVSNVRAFLPGSLVDMHPIRDTTYLEGRKLDFKVIKLDRRRNNVVVSRRAVIEELHSAERAALLASLEEGQVVKGVVKNLTEYGAFVDLGGIDGLLHVTDMAWRRVKHPSEVVRVGEELEVKILRFDSERNRVSLGLKQLGDDPWVDIGRRYPPHTRLFGKVTNVADYGCFVQIEEGVEGLVHVSEMDWTSKNVNPGKIVHVGQEVEVMVLDINEERRRVSLGLKQCLENPWQDFANNYKRDDRVTGKVRSMTDFGIFIGLEGNIDGLVHLSDLSWDLPGDEAVRNYEKGQEVEAVVLSVDADRERISLGIKQLQGDPLASFLKDHPKGSVATAVVTNVEQRMIELEVGEGVKGRMRVAELSREHVDDARMVVKPGQSIEARIVGVDRKSRTVSLSVRAMEEQAEAQALRDYEAEVGDRIKGATLGELLRSQQQENADAEDT; translated from the coding sequence ATGGCAGAAAGTTTCGCAGAGTTGGTGGAAGCCAATCTCGCTGACAAGAATTTCCGGCCGGGAGAGATACTCTCGGCGCAGGTGATCGATATATCACCGGAGATCGTAACCGTAAGCGCCGGACTCAAGTCCGAGGCGCTGATCCCCGCCAGCCAGTTCACCGACGAGACCGGCGAACTGGAAGTGGACATAGGAGACGAAGTCGAGGTCGCCCTGGATTCAATGGAAGACGGGTTCGGCGAGACCCGCCTGTCACGCGAGCGCGCCAAGCGAACGCGGGTCTGGGAAAGCCTGGAGTCGGCGTTCGAACAGGAAGAAATCGTACAGGGCGCCATAAGCGGGCGCGTCAAGGGCGGATTCACGGTCGATGTTTCCAATGTTCGGGCTTTCCTGCCCGGTTCCCTGGTGGACATGCATCCGATCCGCGACACCACCTACCTGGAAGGCCGCAAGCTGGACTTCAAGGTCATCAAGCTGGATCGGCGGCGCAACAACGTGGTGGTGTCGCGCCGCGCTGTGATCGAGGAACTGCACAGCGCCGAACGCGCGGCGCTGCTGGCCAGCCTGGAGGAAGGCCAGGTGGTCAAGGGCGTGGTCAAGAACCTCACCGAATACGGCGCTTTCGTCGATCTCGGAGGCATCGACGGCTTGCTGCACGTCACCGACATGGCCTGGCGGCGCGTCAAGCATCCGTCGGAAGTGGTTCGCGTGGGAGAGGAACTGGAAGTCAAGATCCTGCGCTTCGACAGCGAACGCAATCGCGTCTCGCTTGGGCTCAAGCAACTGGGCGACGATCCATGGGTGGACATCGGGCGGCGCTATCCGCCGCACACGCGGCTGTTCGGCAAGGTCACCAACGTGGCGGACTACGGCTGCTTCGTGCAGATCGAGGAAGGCGTGGAAGGCTTGGTTCACGTGTCGGAGATGGACTGGACCAGCAAGAACGTGAATCCGGGCAAGATCGTTCACGTCGGACAGGAGGTCGAAGTGATGGTGCTGGACATCAATGAAGAACGGCGCCGGGTTTCACTGGGGCTGAAGCAATGCCTGGAGAATCCGTGGCAGGACTTCGCCAACAATTACAAGAGGGACGACCGCGTGACCGGCAAGGTCCGCTCGATGACGGATTTCGGAATTTTCATCGGGCTCGAAGGCAATATCGACGGGCTCGTGCATTTGTCGGACCTCTCCTGGGACCTGCCCGGCGACGAGGCGGTGCGAAACTACGAAAAGGGCCAGGAGGTCGAAGCCGTAGTGCTTTCCGTGGACGCCGACCGCGAGCGTATTTCGCTGGGCATCAAGCAGTTGCAGGGCGACCCGCTGGCCAGCTTCCTCAAGGACCATCCAAAGGGCAGCGTCGCGACCGCCGTCGTTACCAACGTCGAGCAGCGCATGATCGAACTGGAGGTCGGCGAAGGCGTGAAGGGACGCATGCGGGTGGCCGAGTTGTCGCGCGAGCATGTCGATGACGCGCGCATGGTGGTCAAGCCCGGACAGTCCATCGAGGCGCGCATCGTCGGCGTGGACCGCAAGTCCAGGACGGTATCGCTGTCCGTGCGGGCGATGGAGGAACAGGCCGAGGCGCAGGCCCTTCGGGACTACGAGGCCGAGGTCGGAGACCGGATCAAGGGAGCGACGCTCGGTGAACTCCTGCGCAGCCAGCAGCAAGAGAACGCCGACGCCGAAGATACATGA
- a CDS encoding helix-hairpin-helix domain-containing protein produces the protein MNKWIVMIVAALAPVWAFGGPVNVNEADADTIARELRGVGPAKARAIVTYREENGPFETVEDLLKVQGIGPKVLEDNRKDILLEDKKEPDSGDSS, from the coding sequence ATGAACAAATGGATCGTTATGATCGTCGCGGCCCTGGCGCCGGTCTGGGCATTCGGCGGACCGGTGAACGTCAACGAGGCCGACGCCGATACGATAGCCCGCGAACTGCGGGGCGTCGGGCCCGCCAAGGCCCGGGCCATCGTCACCTACCGTGAGGAAAACGGCCCCTTCGAAACGGTCGAAGACCTGTTGAAGGTTCAAGGTATCGGCCCTAAAGTATTGGAGGATAACAGAAAAGATATCCTCCTCGAAGACAAGAAAGAACCCGACTCGGGTGATTCTTCGTGA
- a CDS encoding integration host factor subunit beta: MTRSELVRIVTRRLLEDDRFSYFSSSDLEASVKHVIDLMGQTLASGGGIEIRGFGSFGLSYRRARIGRNPRTGEAVALPSKYVPKFRPGKRLRERVNAARR; the protein is encoded by the coding sequence ATAACGCGCTCGGAACTGGTGCGGATCGTTACGCGCAGATTGCTTGAGGACGATCGCTTCAGTTATTTCTCGTCCTCCGATCTGGAAGCTTCGGTCAAGCACGTCATAGACCTCATGGGACAGACGCTGGCTTCCGGAGGGGGCATCGAGATCCGGGGCTTCGGCAGTTTCGGCCTCAGTTATCGCCGCGCGCGGATCGGACGCAATCCGCGTACCGGGGAGGCGGTGGCGCTGCCGAGCAAATACGTCCCCAAGTTCCGTCCGGGGAAGCGGCTACGCGAACGAGTCAATGCCGCGCGCCGGTAA